DNA from Kitasatospora viridis:
CGGGCGGCGGATGGCCGGCCAGCGCGACGCGGCACTGCCCGCTGTGCGGGTCGTGCACGGCGTAGACGCAGGTGGCGATGGTCTCCTCCAGGTCGGCGGTGACGCGGTCGAGGTGGCCGAGCACCTGGGCGGGGTCGAGGTCCAGGTCGGCCAGGGTGCGGGTGGCGGTGTGCAGTTGGCCCATGCCGGCGGCGGCGTTGATGTCGTGGCCCATCACGTCGCCGACGACCAGTGCGGTCTTGTCGCCGGCGAGCTCGATGACGTCGAACCAGTCGCCGCCGGCCAGCGCGGTGCGGCCGGCGGGCTGGTACCGGGAGGCGAGCCGCAGGCCCGCGGACCGGGTGGGCGTGCGCGGCAGCAGGTGGCGTTGCAGGGTCAGGGCGGCGTTGCGCTGGCTCTGGTACCAGCGGGCGTTGTCGATGCACACGGCGGCGCGGGCGGCCAGCTCCTCGGCGAGCAGGATGTCGTCCTCGTCGAACGGCCGCGAGTCGCCCAGGCGTTTGAGGTCCAGCGCGCCGAGCACCTCGCCGCGGGCGATCAGCGGCACCGCCAGGTAGGAGTGCAGGCCCGCCCGGCCGAGCAGGGCCGCGGCCTCGTCGTCGCGGGCGATGGCCGGCAGGTCCGTGCCCGCCACCCGGGCCACCAGGACCGGGCGGCCGCTGGTCACGCACCGGGTGACCAGGCGGTCCGCGGCGTACTTGGCGATCTCCCCCACCGGGTCCGCGGCGTGCAGGGCGTCGGACGGCTGGGCCGCGGCCACGGCCAGGGCCCGCAGGGTCACCGGCCCGGCCACCGGCCCGCGGGTGGGCGGGCGACCGCTGAGCACCGAGTCCAGCACGTCGACCGCGGCGACGTCGGCCAGGTCGGGGATGACGAAGTCGGCGAGTTCCTGGGCGGTCCGGCCAAGGTCGAGGGTGGTGCCGATCCGCATGGACGCCTGGGCGACCAGCGCCAGCCGCTGCCGGGCGCGGGCGGCCTCGGCCGTCACGCGCTGCTGCTCGGTGACGTCCAGCACCGAGACCGCCAGGCCGATCACCCGCCCGATCGAGTCCTCCAGCCGGAAGTACGACGCCCGCCAGGCGCGGTCGGCGCCTTGGTCGGCGAGGGTGCGCCCGAAGGTGAACTGGTCGACCAACGGCTCACCGCTCGCCAGCACCTGACGCATCGACGCCTCCACCGCCGCCGTGTCGAGGAACGGCAGTGCCTCCCGGACGTCGCGGCCGATGTGCTGCGCGGCCGGCAGGCCGTTGAGCCGCTCCAGCGCCGGGTTGACCATGACGTACCGCAGATCGGTGTCGAGCACGGCCAGCCCGATCGGCGACTGGGCCACCATCCGCACCGACAGGGCCAGGTCGCGCTCGACACCGCGCAGCGTGGCCTCGTCGGTGGCGATCCCCAGGGCGTAGACCCGGCCGTGCTCGTCCTGCAGCCGCATGTTCCGGAACTCCACCTGCCGGGTGCTGCCGTCCTTGTGCCGCACCGGGAACACCCCGGCCCAGTGCCCGCCGCCGTGCATCACCTCGGCGAACAGCTCCAGGATCATCCCCCAGTGCTCCTCGGCGACCAGCAGCTCGGCCGCGTACCGGCCGAGCGCCTCCTCGGCGCTCCAGCCGAACAGGTCCTGGGCCTGCGGGCTCCACAGCGCTACCCGCCCCTCCGCGTCCAGCACCGCCGCGGCCACCCCGAGCAGGTCCAGCAGGCCGCCGGGTTCGGACGTGGTGGGCCGCACCGCGCCGGGCGCCGGCCGCCGCGCATCGGAGGCACCCATCCCCGGCCCTCCTTCCGCCTGCCACCGGTTCCGGCGGCCCGCTGTCCCGTTCCGGCTGCGCCGCGCCACCTCGCCCTGTCCGCGGGTCGCCCTCCATCGTCTCTCCGCACCGGCCGCTCGGACAGCCCGGCGGGCCGGAACCGCTCAGGCACCGCCCCCCAGCCCCCGCAGGGCCTCGGCGACCGCCCTGCGGGTGGTGCCGAGCTTGCGCAGCACCCGGGCGACGTGCTGCTCGACGGTGCGGGGTGAGAGGAAGAGCGCGCCGGCGATGTCCTGGTTGGTCGCGCCGCGCGCGAGCAGTTCGGCGACCTCGCGTTCGCGCGGGGAGAGCCGGTCGCCGTAGCCGCGGCCGGGGGGCGCAGGCCGGCTCGCTCCCCGCTCGCCCAGCAGCTGCCGGCAGCGCGCGACGGCGGCGGTCGCGCCGAGGCGCTCGTACTCCGCCAGCGCCGTGACGAGGTGCTGCGGCTCGTCGTCGGGGCGGGCGAGCAGCTCGGTGCGCCCGAGTCGCTCAGCGACGCGGGCCGCCTCGTAGGGGCGGCCGATCTCCTGCCAGGCGCGGCGAGCCCGGGCGAAGTGCGCGGCCGCCTCGGACGGGTCGGAAGCGCTCAACAGGCCGCGGGCAACGTGGAGATCGGCGTCGGCTGCGGGCGTGTCGCGGCCGCGCAGCCCGTGCTCGGCGTCGTCGGCGAGCTGTTCGGCGCCGCCGCGGTCGCCGGCGGCCAGGGCCGCCTCGACGGCGGCCGGGACCATGCCGGCGGACCTCGGCCAGGCCTCGGTCTCGCGCAGCAGCGCGACCGCCGGGGCCACCGTGGCGACGGCCTCCTCGGTGCTGCCCAGGGCCAGCCGCAGGGTGACCAGCCCGGCGGCGGCCCGCAGCGCGACGCTCACCTCGGAGTGCGTCTCGCCGTGGGCCGCCGCGGCACCGAAGTGTTCGAGCGCCAGGCTGCTCTGCCCGCGGGCCGCCGCGAGCGTGCCGAGGATCAGGGCGCGTTCGACGCGCACCAGCACGATGTCCGGGTACTCGTCGGCGAGGGCGCCGATCCGCTGCTCAAGGCCGTCCCAGTGGCCGCCCTGGAGGTCGAGGGTCAGCAGGGTGGCCTGGCCGTAGACCCTCAGGTACGGGATGCCCGAACGGTCGGCGGGCTCCCGGTTGCGGGTCAGCAGCTGCCGGGCGCGGGCGTCGTGGCCGAGCTCCGCGGCGAAGGTGCCGGTGTTGTGCACGGCGCGCGCGACCTGCCGGGCGACCGCCTGGTCCGGGGAGTCCGGCGGCAGCCGGTCCACCAGGGACCAGAGCGCGGGGTCGCCCTCGCGCGCCATCAGGGTGATCCGCGAGGCGCGGACGGCCGCCCGCATGCCGTCGTCGCGGGAGTCGGCCACGGCGGCCTCGGCCCGGTCCATCCACTCCCCGGCCCGCTCGACGGCGCCGTCCCACTCGTTCATGGCGAGCGCGACCATCGCCCGGGCCGCCCGCTCCGGGCGGCTCGCCAGCTCGCCGGCGGCCCGCTCGATCTCGCCGAAGCCCGCGCGGTCGCCGGCCTGGGTGAGCATGAGCAGGCCGAGGCTGAGGCGGGCCTCGCCGCGGGTGGCGTCGGACAGCTGCGGGTCCGAGACGATGTGGCGCAGCAGTGCGGCGTTCGCGGTGTAGTCCGCGCCGAAGCTCGCGATGTCGGCCAGGGCGAGTGCGGCGCGCGACCTCAAGTCGTGGTCGAGACGGGGCTCTTCGAGAATCTGCCGGAGCAGCGTGGCGGCGGTGCCGGTGTCGCCGACGGCGATCGACTGGTCGGCGGCCTGCTCCGCCCGGCGCAGCCACTCCTCCCGGTCGCCGAGGGCCCGGGTGTGGTGGGCGATCTGCACCAAGGGCACCGGCTGGTGGGCCCGGAGGCGCTCAATCGCCCGCTGGTGCAGCCGCCGGCGCTCCGGTCCGGGCACGTGCTGGTAGGCGACCTGCTGGGCCAGCACGTGGCGGAAGGTGTAGCGCCCGGTCTCGGTCTCGCGCAGCACCGAGGCCGCCAGCGCCTCGGTGATGCCCTGGGCGCCCTCGGCCGGGTCGATCCCCGCGATCTCGACGAGCAGCGGTTCGGCGGTGGCGACGGCGAGCACGGCGGCCGCGTCCACCACGGCCGCGCCGGCCGGCGACAGTGCGACGAGCCGCTCGGTGACGGCCTCGCGCAGGCCGTGCGGCGCGTCCGCGCGGTGCAGCCGCTGCGCCGCGTCGTCGTAGCCGCTGCGGCGGCCCTGCTCCCGCAGGGTGATCAGGTCCTCGACGGCCACCAGCGGGAGCCCTTCGCTGCGCTGGTGGAGGGTGCGGCCCAGGGCCGGGGTGGCGTGCTGGCCGAGCGTGGCGGTGGCCAGCGCCCGGATGTCGGCCTCGCCGAGCGCGTCCAGGCGGATGGTGGCGCCGTTCACCCCCGGCGGGTGGCGGTAGGCGGCGCCGAGCACGGGGGTGCCGGGGCCCAGGTCCTCGGCCCGGTAGGTGAGGACGAGGGAGAGCTGCGCGGGCAGGTCGCGGGCGAGCAGCAGGAGCAGGTCGCGGGTCGCCTCGTCGACCCAGTGCAGGTCCTCGACGACCAGCACGACCGGCCCGAGCGCGCCGAGGAAGGAGCGCACGCCCTGGACCAGCCGGCGCCGCTCGACGTGCGGGTCCCCGGCCGGCTCGGGCGGGGGCGGCAGCCGGTCGGCCAGGTCCGGGAGCAGCGGTGCCAGGGCCCCGGCGGTCGGCGGGACGCCCGCCGTGGGCAGCCAGTCGCCCGCCCCGTGCAGCGCGTCGATCACCGGGCTGAACGGGAACGGCTCGCGCAGCGGATGGCACGAGCCGGTGAGCACCCGGCCGCCCTCGCCGGACAGCACCAGCGCCGCCTCGTGCACCAGCCGGGACTTGCCGATCCCGGCCTCGCCCTCGACCAGCACGACCGCCGGCGGCTGCCGGACCGCGGCGAGCAGCAGCTCCAGCTCGCGCCGCCGCCCCACGAACGGGAGGTCGCCTCCCGTTGCCGCCGAGTCGGGGTCGAGGACCTTCACCACGAGCGTCAGCCTCCTGAGCTGTCCTGCGGGGACCAGCCCGGCGGCGCCGGGCGCGGCGCCGGGCCCCTGTGTCGATGCTACGGCCGCTGTCGATCAGGCCGGGCGGAGCGCGCTCGGGCGGCCGCGCCCTCGGTGCTGCGCTCCCGAGCCGTGGTCAGGAGGCGCTCTCGCTGCCGGGGATGACGCGGCGCCAGATCTCCTGCTGGAACTGACGGGTGGTCAGCTCGACGTGCTCGGCCATCAGCGCCTCGGCCTGATCCGGCTCACCGGCGGCGACCGCCTCGGCGATCGCCGCGTGTTGTTCGGCGGCGGCCGTGAGCGAACCGGCGGCGACTCCCGTCAGGCCGATCGTGGCGACCTGGCGCTGCAGGCGTCGCACCGCCTCGACGGTGGAGGCGATGAACATGTTCCCGGCGGCCGTCGCGACACCGATGTGGAAGGCGTCATCGGCGGCGGTGAAGGCCTCGATGTCGCCCTGCTCGGCGGCCTGGGCCGACTGCTGCGCGGCCTCCCGCACCGCCTTCACCTGGGCGGGCCTGGCCCGCTGCGCCGCCAGGTTGGCCGAGATGGTCTCCAGGTAGCGGCGGAACTCGAACAGCTCGTCCACCTGTTGCAGGTCGGCCGGCAGGAAGTTCGCCACCGACTGCTGCCAGGACGGCGGCTCCGGCTCGGCCACGTAGATGCCGCGCCCCTTCTGCACCGACAGCCGCCCCAGCGCCGAGAGGATCTTGACCGCCTCCCGGACCACCGTGCGGCTCATCTGGACCTCGTCCGCGAGGTCCTTCTCGGTGGGCAGCCGGGCGCCCGGCTGCAGGCCCGACCGGACCACGTACTCAAGGATCCGCTCGGCCGCCACCTCGTAGCCGGGGCGGTAGGCGCCCGCTGCCTCCGCAGACGTCGCGGACGACTTCTCGGACCCGGTCAACGGCACTCCCCATGCTCGCGAGCGAGGCTGACGGGTTCCGCTGCGAGCCTTACCTGCCCTTGGTCGGCGCCCGATGCTTCACACACATTCGGCTGATTTCGGGTTCAGTGAAGCACACGGGCACACCTGACACCACCATCGGTGCGCGCCGGGGCCGCTCCCCTCCGCCGTCCTAACCGCCGCCCCGGCCGCCGGTCCGCGTCACCCCGCCATCGCCGCCGCCGCGCTGACGGTCAGGCAGGCCAGCACCCTGGTCCCGTCGGCGCAGGCCCGCACCAGCCACCGGCTGCTGGAGCGGCGCACCAGCTCCAGGCCCCGCCCGACCGGGTCGCCGCCGGGCGGCACGTGGCGCGGGAGCAGCCGGCTGCGCCACCGGCCCCAGTCCCTGACCTCGACGGTCAGGTCGGCGCCGTCGTGCTCGATCAGCAGGGCCACGTCCTGGCTGCCGCTGTGCAGCACCGCGTTCGTGGCGAGTTCCGAGACGACCAGCAGCAGCCGGTCGACCACCGCGTCGTCGAGGTGCCAGCCGCGGGCGGCCTCACGGGCGAACCGGCGAAGCGCCGGGACGGCCGCCGGGGAGGCGGGCAGCACCCGCAGCGCGACCGGCCTCGCCCCGCCGTGGAGGTCCCAGGCGGAGCGCCCGTCGGAGTCGGCCGTCCCGGGGACAGGGGCGGCGGTCGTCGGCGATGAAGAGGAAAAGGCCATGTCAGCTCCCTGGTGGGTCCCCCAGGTGGTGCACACCCCCTCGGATACCTACGACCGTGCCCGGCGCCGGCTACGGCGGGCAATCCGTGGTGGCCGGACTAGGTATACGTATCGCGGGCCCGGCCCCCGGATCCTTACCCGTGGCCGGCAGCGGGGCGCCGAGCAGCGGCCCGGGCCGGGTGCCGCGCAGGGCGTCGAACCTGCCGACTCCCTCGTACCGGCCGCTGCCGCGTGCGGCCCCGGCCGCGGGCGACACGATGGCGCCGGTACCGGTCAGCGGCACGACGGACTCCTCGGGTGGGCCTGGCGCGCGGTCCGCACAGCGAGCAGGTCGGTGGCGAGCAGCGCGGCGCCCTGGCAGCCGGCGTGGTGGCCGAGTTCGGCCGGGACGATCTCGGGGGTACGCGGGAACGCCAGCCGTTCGGCGACCGCCGCGCGCAGCGGTCCGAAGTACCGTTCGCCGGCCCGGGCGAGACCCCCGCCGATCACGATGCGCTCGGGGTCGAACAGCGTGGTGGCGGCGGCGAGGCCCTCGGCGAGCGCCTCGATCGCGGTGTGCCAGACCGCCACCGCACTGCGGTCGCCGGCCGCGGCGCGTTCGCCGACCTCCTTGGCCGTGACGTCCCGCTCACCGGTGTCGGCGGCGTAGTGGCGAGCGATGGCGGCGGCGGAGGCGACCGTCTCCAGGCAGTTCCGGCCGCCGCAGGGGCACGCCCCGCCACCCGCGAGCAGCGGCAGGTGGCCGAGCTCGCCGGCCGTCGAGTGGCTGCCGGCCAGCGCCCGCCCGCCGATCATCAGGGCGGCGGCGACCCCGGTGCCTACCGGGACGAAGAGGAAGTTGCGGCTGCCGCGCCCCGCGCCGAGCCGGGCCTCGGCCAGGCCGCCGGCCCGCACGTCGTGGCCGAGCGCCACCGGGATGCCGAGTGCCTCGGTCAGCCGCTCGCGGACCGCCAGCCCGCGCCAGCCGAGGTTGGCGGCCAGCAGGCAGACGCCGGTCGCCTCGTCGACGATCCCCGGCACCGCGATGCCCGCGGCCGCCGGCCGGTGCCGCTCGGCGAGTTCGGCGGCGGCCGCGAGCACGGAGTCCAGCACCGCGTCCGGCCCCCGGTCGGCGAGGGTGGGCCAGCGTCCGGTCGTTCGCAGGGTGCCGTCCGGTCCCGTGGCGCCGCCCTTGATGTAGGTGCCGCCGACGTCCAGCGCGATGGTGGTGACGGTCACGGCTGGTTCAGCACGATCGAGCGGGTCAGGTTGCACGGCCGGTCCGGGTCCAGGCCGCAGGACTCGGCGATCTCCTGCTCCACATGACTCACAACGGCCTCCCAGCATGGGGGATCGACAGGGTGTGCTGCTCTGGACCGGGTCCCCGTCACGCGCTGGACGGTGGGTCGACGTCTGAGCAACTCTAGATTGGTGGCGCCGAGTTGGCGCAGATGTGCGGGCACGTCGGCCACGCCTGGCACCCCGGGGCGAACTCGCAGTGGCGTCCTGCGGATGCGATCAGACTCTAACCACCGCCGACATCCCGGAACAAGCGCTCCCGTCGATGTTTCTGAACAATCTAGGGTCCGCAATGCCATTGGGAGGCCCCCACCTGCGCAGACAGGGGTTCCATGTCGACCGGGCCGGCGGAAATAAATCTGATCCACTGCTTGCACGGCCCCGCGATCTCTCCTAGAGTCCCACCACACCCAGACCAGAGGCCTGATGAGGAGCTCCCCGATGAAACTGCTGCGGGTCGGTCTCGCCGGCCGGGAAGTACCGGCGGTGCGAACGCCGGACGGACGGCTGCTGGACCTGTCGGCGATCACTCCCGACATCGACGGCCGCTTCCTGGCCGACGACGGGGTGTCCCGGGTCCGCGCGGCGCTGGCCGAGGGCCGGCTGCCCGAGCTGGACGGGACCGGCCTGCGGGTCGGGGTGCCGGTGGCCCGCCCGGGCAAGGTGGTCTGCATCGGCCTCAACTACCGTGACCACGCGGCGGAAACCGGCGCGCCCATCCCGCCCCGGCCGGTGGTGTTCATGAAGGACCCGGGCACCGTGGTCGGCCCGTACGACCAGGTGCTGATCCCCCGCGGGTCGGTGAAGACCGACTGGGAGGTGGAGCTCGCGGTGGTCATCGGCCGCCGCGCCCGCTACCTGGACTCGCCCGCGGACGCCCTGGCGTGCGTGGCGGGGTACGCGATCAGCAACGACGTGTCGGAGCGGGAGTTCCAGCTGGAGTACTCGGGCCAGTGGGACCTCGGCAAGTCCTGCGAGACCTTCAACCCGCTGGGCCCGTGGCTGGTCACCCCGGACGAGGTGGTCGACCCGCAGGAGCTGCGGCTGACCACCAAGGTGAACGGCGTCATCCGCCAGCACGGCGCCACCAACGACATGATCTTCGAAGTGGCCCACCTGCTCTGGTACTTGAGCCAGTACCTGGTGCTGGAGCCCGGCGACGTGGTCAACACCGGGACGCCCGCCGGCGTCGCGCTGGGCCTGCCCGGCCGGCCGTACCTGCGCCCGGGCGACATCGTCGAGCTCGCCATCGACGGGCTCGGCGAGCAGCGCCAAGTCTTCGCAGCCGCCTGAGAGGAGGCACCACCATGACCGAACTGACCGGCCTGCGGGCCATCGTCACCGGCGGCGCCTCGGGCATCGGCCTGGCCACCGCCGAGCTGTTGGCCCGGCGCGGTGCGGCGGTGGCCGTGCTCGACCTGGCGCCCGGCGGGCTGCCGTCCCCGCTGCTCGGCTTCAGGGCCGACGTGGCGGACGACGCGAGCGTGCGCGCCGCGGTCGACACCGCCGTGCTCGCACTGGACGGCCTGGACATCCTGGTGAACAACGCCGGGATCGGCGCGACCGGCACGGTCGAGGAGAACCCGGACGACCAGTGGCGGCAGGTGCTCGACATCAATGTGCTCGGCGTCGTCCGCACCACCCGGGCCGCCCTGCCGCACCTGCGGCGCTCGGCGCACCCCGCGATCGTGAACACCTGCTCGATCGCCGCGACCGCCGGACTGCCCGGGCGGGCACTGTACTCGGCGAGCAAGGGCGCCGTGCAGGCGCTGACCCTGGCGATGGCGGCCGACCACGTCGCCGAGGGGATCCGGGTCACCTGCGTCAACCCCGGTACCGTGGCCACCCCTTGGGTGACCCGGCTGCTGGACCGCTCCCCCGATGCCGCGGCCGAGCTGGCGGCGCTCCAGGCCCGCCAGCCGCACGGCCGGCTGGTCGGCGCCCAGGAGGTCGCCGCCGCGATCGCCTACCTGGCCAGCCCGCTCGCGGGCTCGACGACCGGCGTCGCGCTGCCCGTCGACGGCGGCATGGCCGGCCTGCGCGTCCGCCCCGCCCAGGGCTGACCACCCCCGAACTCCCCGGCCGGACCCGTGCGTTGTGAGGGGCGCACTGGTCCGGCCGGGGCACTTTCAGTGAGAGGCGACCCCACGATGTCCCTGCGCACGACCGCCCTCGGGCGTACCGGCACCCTCGTCACCGAGCTGTCCCTGGGCGCCGCGGCGCTCGGCAACCTGTTCCACGCGGTGAGCGACGAGGAGGCCGCCGCCACCGTCGACACCGCGTGGGAGTGCGGGATCCGCAGCTTCGACACCGCCCCGCACTACGGACTGGGCCTGTCCGAGCGCCGATTGGGCGCCGCGCTGCACACCCGGCCGCGCGAGCAGTACACGCTCTCCACGAAGGTGGGCCGCCTGCTGCTGCCCCGGGTCGGGCCGCACGGCGACGACC
Protein-coding regions in this window:
- a CDS encoding fumarylacetoacetate hydrolase family protein, with the protein product MKLLRVGLAGREVPAVRTPDGRLLDLSAITPDIDGRFLADDGVSRVRAALAEGRLPELDGTGLRVGVPVARPGKVVCIGLNYRDHAAETGAPIPPRPVVFMKDPGTVVGPYDQVLIPRGSVKTDWEVELAVVIGRRARYLDSPADALACVAGYAISNDVSEREFQLEYSGQWDLGKSCETFNPLGPWLVTPDEVVDPQELRLTTKVNGVIRQHGATNDMIFEVAHLLWYLSQYLVLEPGDVVNTGTPAGVALGLPGRPYLRPGDIVELAIDGLGEQRQVFAAA
- a CDS encoding ROK family protein, translating into MTVTTIALDVGGTYIKGGATGPDGTLRTTGRWPTLADRGPDAVLDSVLAAAAELAERHRPAAAGIAVPGIVDEATGVCLLAANLGWRGLAVRERLTEALGIPVALGHDVRAGGLAEARLGAGRGSRNFLFVPVGTGVAAALMIGGRALAGSHSTAGELGHLPLLAGGGACPCGGRNCLETVASAAAIARHYAADTGERDVTAKEVGERAAAGDRSAVAVWHTAIEALAEGLAAATTLFDPERIVIGGGLARAGERYFGPLRAAVAERLAFPRTPEIVPAELGHHAGCQGAALLATDLLAVRTARQAHPRSPSCR
- a CDS encoding SDR family NAD(P)-dependent oxidoreductase produces the protein MTELTGLRAIVTGGASGIGLATAELLARRGAAVAVLDLAPGGLPSPLLGFRADVADDASVRAAVDTAVLALDGLDILVNNAGIGATGTVEENPDDQWRQVLDINVLGVVRTTRAALPHLRRSAHPAIVNTCSIAATAGLPGRALYSASKGAVQALTLAMAADHVAEGIRVTCVNPGTVATPWVTRLLDRSPDAAAELAALQARQPHGRLVGAQEVAAAIAYLASPLAGSTTGVALPVDGGMAGLRVRPAQG
- a CDS encoding ATP-binding protein, translating into MAFSSSSPTTAAPVPGTADSDGRSAWDLHGGARPVALRVLPASPAAVPALRRFAREAARGWHLDDAVVDRLLLVVSELATNAVLHSGSQDVALLIEHDGADLTVEVRDWGRWRSRLLPRHVPPGGDPVGRGLELVRRSSSRWLVRACADGTRVLACLTVSAAAAMAG
- a CDS encoding SpoIIE family protein phosphatase, yielding MGASDARRPAPGAVRPTTSEPGGLLDLLGVAAAVLDAEGRVALWSPQAQDLFGWSAEEALGRYAAELLVAEEHWGMILELFAEVMHGGGHWAGVFPVRHKDGSTRQVEFRNMRLQDEHGRVYALGIATDEATLRGVERDLALSVRMVAQSPIGLAVLDTDLRYVMVNPALERLNGLPAAQHIGRDVREALPFLDTAAVEASMRQVLASGEPLVDQFTFGRTLADQGADRAWRASYFRLEDSIGRVIGLAVSVLDVTEQQRVTAEAARARQRLALVAQASMRIGTTLDLGRTAQELADFVIPDLADVAAVDVLDSVLSGRPPTRGPVAGPVTLRALAVAAAQPSDALHAADPVGEIAKYAADRLVTRCVTSGRPVLVARVAGTDLPAIARDDEAAALLGRAGLHSYLAVPLIARGEVLGALDLKRLGDSRPFDEDDILLAEELAARAAVCIDNARWYQSQRNAALTLQRHLLPRTPTRSAGLRLASRYQPAGRTALAGGDWFDVIELAGDKTALVVGDVMGHDINAAAGMGQLHTATRTLADLDLDPAQVLGHLDRVTADLEETIATCVYAVHDPHSGQCRVALAGHPPPVLERPGREPEFLDLPPGAPLGVGGVRFESSCVELAPGDRLLLYTDGLVETRTQPISTRLAALLDLLRGPRQPLEVTCDRLLAALRQADDDEDDVVLLIAEVDSP
- a CDS encoding ATP-binding protein, coding for MVKVLDPDSAATGGDLPFVGRRRELELLLAAVRQPPAVVLVEGEAGIGKSRLVHEAALVLSGEGGRVLTGSCHPLREPFPFSPVIDALHGAGDWLPTAGVPPTAGALAPLLPDLADRLPPPPEPAGDPHVERRRLVQGVRSFLGALGPVVLVVEDLHWVDEATRDLLLLLARDLPAQLSLVLTYRAEDLGPGTPVLGAAYRHPPGVNGATIRLDALGEADIRALATATLGQHATPALGRTLHQRSEGLPLVAVEDLITLREQGRRSGYDDAAQRLHRADAPHGLREAVTERLVALSPAGAAVVDAAAVLAVATAEPLLVEIAGIDPAEGAQGITEALAASVLRETETGRYTFRHVLAQQVAYQHVPGPERRRLHQRAIERLRAHQPVPLVQIAHHTRALGDREEWLRRAEQAADQSIAVGDTGTAATLLRQILEEPRLDHDLRSRAALALADIASFGADYTANAALLRHIVSDPQLSDATRGEARLSLGLLMLTQAGDRAGFGEIERAAGELASRPERAARAMVALAMNEWDGAVERAGEWMDRAEAAVADSRDDGMRAAVRASRITLMAREGDPALWSLVDRLPPDSPDQAVARQVARAVHNTGTFAAELGHDARARQLLTRNREPADRSGIPYLRVYGQATLLTLDLQGGHWDGLEQRIGALADEYPDIVLVRVERALILGTLAAARGQSSLALEHFGAAAAHGETHSEVSVALRAAAGLVTLRLALGSTEEAVATVAPAVALLRETEAWPRSAGMVPAAVEAALAAGDRGGAEQLADDAEHGLRGRDTPAADADLHVARGLLSASDPSEAAAHFARARRAWQEIGRPYEAARVAERLGRTELLARPDDEPQHLVTALAEYERLGATAAVARCRQLLGERGASRPAPPGRGYGDRLSPREREVAELLARGATNQDIAGALFLSPRTVEQHVARVLRKLGTTRRAVAEALRGLGGGA
- a CDS encoding FadR/GntR family transcriptional regulator, whose amino-acid sequence is MTGSEKSSATSAEAAGAYRPGYEVAAERILEYVVRSGLQPGARLPTEKDLADEVQMSRTVVREAVKILSALGRLSVQKGRGIYVAEPEPPSWQQSVANFLPADLQQVDELFEFRRYLETISANLAAQRARPAQVKAVREAAQQSAQAAEQGDIEAFTAADDAFHIGVATAAGNMFIASTVEAVRRLQRQVATIGLTGVAAGSLTAAAEQHAAIAEAVAAGEPDQAEALMAEHVELTTRQFQQEIWRRVIPGSESAS